Part of the Perca fluviatilis chromosome 22, GENO_Pfluv_1.0, whole genome shotgun sequence genome, tttatgaattggcATAAAATATATGTAAGTTCATGTGCAAAACCAACAGCCTGCTTATagctgtaaataaaataaacgaAGACGTCAAGGCAATCGTCACAATCAGTACAATTGGCAGCCCTATGTTGTTGTGGTGTAATAAAacggttttcttttttacatataTGTGCACCCTGAGCAACAAGGTCGTCCACTTATGAATATCCCCATAGAGGAGCTATTTGCCACTTCATTTTGAACAAATCTGttaaaacctgcagaaacaAAAAGGCAGTATCTGGTGAGCAAATAGCATGTCGACTGTGGGTTTCACACTCCTCTGCTACTTTCCCACTGTCCATTATCTGTCCATTTTAGTTCCTCTTAGAAAAACCATCACTCTCTGACAGCCTCTTCATTCAGACGATCTTAGTATGTGAGGGAAATAGTGCGCCATCAAGAACCGACTttctttttaagaaaaataagAAAGGCATGCGAGTCTTTAGCACTGTAACGAATTCTGTCAATGAGCAACATCATGTAGGCCtacaatatttattaataacatTTATTAGAAAATGTATAACACATAAAGAAGACCGTGTGGGTACTATCAAACGTGTTTAGCTCTGCCTTGTATAATCGCTTTACATAACCAAAAGgctatgtaatatttgtatgtatttatttggagTAAAAAGGGCAAACAATGACTGAACCTTCTCTAATGAAACAGCTACTTACAATTAAAGTCAGACATTTTGGGCAGCATCATCCCGGCTGTGGAGACCCGGAGCCAGTGGTCCAGCTGGAAGGTGCTGGCTGTCAGTTTGATGGGATCACTGTGGTGATGATGGGAGCCGTGTGGATAGGAGTAGGACAGGGCAGGGTGTTGGCCTGCGAGGGCAGCTGCGGAGTAGGTGTACATTGGATGGCCGTAGAGAGCCTGTGCGGGGATCCCTGCGGTACTCTGCGGATGTAATCCAACCATGCTGTGAGGACTGTTCAGGAAACCCGGTTTAGGAATCAACCCGCAGTTGGAGATCCTCGGCGGAGACGGCGTCTCAGTGCGTAAAGACTCGGCGCTCAGTTCCGGGGCTGCCACACTTCCAGACGAcgggatggaggaggaggacagggaaGTGACAAGCGCAAGCGGAGAGGTTTGCACCTTGGGTGTATCTACTGCTAAAAGAGCGTCAATGCGAAAGTTTTTAGATTTCTCCATTGGGCCCCCGGTGCGCGTCCTTCTCGCTTCTGCTACCGTAAACGAAGGAGAAGTCAGTGCCGTTTCCCCACCTCCTAAAAGTTATGATGTGGTCCGGAGTGTGAGAGAGGCGCTCCGTGTGACACTTAATCCCTCTCAGATGGAAGTGATTGGTGGAGCCGTCTGCAGGGGGCTGTCCCAAGCGTCACAACGGACCCAACAACGCCTCTGTGCTCTAATCATTGTAAAGCACGGTGTTGGTTGCGTTAGTGCTTTTATATGATATTGCTATTACAGGAAAATGACGCAAACGTTTGAAATAAAACtcaataaaactttttttgtaactGGATGCTGTTTTTGCCAAGCGTATTGCCTATATAATTCACTAACAGTGGGTTATGGAGTAAAAGTTTCCACGGGTGACTTAATAAGGACTTCATTCGTGTTATGATTACATGACAAAGTGTGTTGTACATTTTAGGGGATTGGTTTATAGGCTACTGTAGCCTATACATAATCCATTTGACTAAGGTCACAGGAGCAGGTAGCATCTGATTAAACATCGGCAGCCACAAGCACTCCAGAATGGCCATCATATACGTAAAACATGTAATAAAGAAATCCAAACATTTAAttttacaattttatttttaattgataTGAAAAATGCAATTTGTCGAAATAATTTCCCTTAATTGTTTATGTGCTACTGTAAGTCAATAATGTCCTTGAATTTAAAAAGAGGGGTGATCTATCGATTCTCGGTTCATCTGAGGATAGGAgacattttaatatatatattttaacctGAAAATcgaaaaaacaaatataagacACATTAAATGACAGTACAGGCAAATCCATGTTGGATACATTTTAATCCAGCAATGTAAAAGTGAATGTTTAGTCTTAACACGTAAGGTGATGTGTAAGGTTATCAGGCTCATCTTCACTTATTGAATTTAGatggcaaataaaataaatatatagtgagtaaaaaaaatgaaggCATGCGTAAAAGTGAACATCTTGAAGCACTCTGTGAGGCCAACAGGGAAATTTAAGTAAAAGCCCTCCTTCTGTCGCTCTCCAAATGACAGACGCACACTGGCCTGTTAATGGAGCTGTATAACCAAAATGATTAGGTTGAACCCTCACTGCTTCTAACATGATGTATAAGCAAACGTGCTGaaaaagttttgttttgagACATTTGCCCGACATTAAAGATGAGATTTTCTCTAATAAGCCTTACATTTGCCCCTTTAATACTGCAAATATTGTTGGAATGTTTCTTATTAAATCAAAAATATCACTATGGACAAGAAACTGGCACAATCAGCAACGAGCAGCAAAAAAATGTAGTAATTGAAAGAAAGCCCTGAAGTGTGATGAGGAGAGATAGATGTAGCTAATAGGCCCGTGGCTCCGAGTGACTTCGGTCTAATAAGCCACTTAAAGTTAATGGAAGAGGAGGTCAAAATGAGAATTATTGACACCCAGTTGCCCTTAACCTGTCTACCAATAAAGCTGATTAGTTTTTGTCAATTCATCAGCGAACCGCGCTCCTGGGACGTTTATTTGCTCGGGGGAAATCAACAAGTCACCGGGTAGTTTTCAAGTAAAGGATCGCCATTTAATTGTGGACCTTGATGATCATGACCAATTACAGAATGATAACGAGTAGATTGATGTGGGTGCTGGGATGTGGGCCTGTATTgaaacgataaaaaaaattaaaaaaaaataggaagggagacagagagagtcaaTTCGCTAATGATATTTGCCACTATTCATGGTGAAATAGTGGACATGCTCATGATACAttcccaaatttttttttttacattgaccTCTGATCTCAattatggtttaaaaaaaatcataaatcaTAATTTGGACACACTGAGAGCCATGAGAGAGATGAAAGGGGGCGTGCAACATATTCAAGACAGTATGATATTAGTGAAGGGCTAAATGAAAATCTCAGGACAATTAgtcgaaatgaaaaaaaacagaagtctTATTTTTGAAGTTCTCTCATCAATGAAATGTTAGCCTCTCCTGCAAGATTATTATAACAGCCGGACTGTTGCTCACCACGCGCCTGAGCTGTGCCTTGTCCCCACCGCCGGTTTAATTTCATTAAGGGGCCCGCATGAATATTTCTATTAAAGTAGCGGTGAAATATGGAGCCATTTAGTATTGGCCTTCACCGATCACCCAGATTTATCGCTCCTTTTCATCACATCTAGGGGAGAGAAAATTAATAAGGCACCCAAGATGGAACCGGACCCTAAAACCCTGGTCTTTCCTGAAAGCTGTTAATTTGCTCTGTAATTACTTTCACAATTAACTAAAATACAAATCAAAGTGACAAATCGGGTTTATATATTAATTACCTTCGGTAAATGTGTTCATTATGAAAAGGCAATTTAAAGGGATTTGCACTGTCTCTTCTAATGTCATACGTTCGGCTACATTGGCACAAATGGCCGCTTCaatgaaatgtgtaaaaaatgcttttaaaaatatttgtggct contains:
- the mnx1 gene encoding motor neuron and pancreas homeobox protein 1 — translated: MEKSKNFRIDALLAVDTPKVQTSPLALVTSLSSSSIPSSGSVAAPELSAESLRTETPSPPRISNCGLIPKPGFLNSPHSMVGLHPQSTAGIPAQALYGHPMYTYSAAALAGQHPALSYSYPHGSHHHHSDPIKLTASTFQLDHWLRVSTAGMMLPKMSDFNSQAQSNLLGKCRRPRTAFTSQQLLELEHQFKLNKYLSRPKRFEVATSLMLTETQVKIWFQNRRMKWKRSKKAKEQAAQEAEKQKGNKGGQEKSDGLEQSDYKSKTDSKNGRIRDFRDSDDDEGDTFLYNSSDCSSDDERNHTSDISPQP